Genomic segment of Schistocerca nitens isolate TAMUIC-IGC-003100 chromosome 9, iqSchNite1.1, whole genome shotgun sequence:
CTTTATACTTACCATTGCTGTTTCAGATATCTTGTTCTTTAATGTAAAGTGTAATTATGTTCTACTTTTACTGTCTTTCAACGCGAATATGTCATTAATGAGTTATTTCCTATTTTTGAGAGCgcaataattttaatattatgatAATTTCTGTTCTAATAAACGTAAATATGTAAAAGAGAAGTGCTATACGAATGGGGAGCGTGAGCCATATCGAGAATGAGTGTGGCCACTAGATCGTGCACATTTGCAGTGAATACTGGGGTGGATTTGCGCCGTAATAAAACGTTCGTCAGATATTGCCGCACACTTACTTTCCGAGTGCGGCATATACTTAATATTGACGCAGTCATCGTGCAAAGTAAGTTTTAAAGTGTTTTGAGCGGTAGATGCTGTGGCCTGAGTTACAAAACTGATAATGAGGATTCACACTCACTAAAATACTAACAGCCGCTACAAAACCAGTTAATCCGTTATTTACATTTGCCATTCGTAACGCAATCACGTGTGTCAGAAACGTTGTCTTACAGAAATACGAACTtcgatatatatataaaagactgCCAGCTACTTTCGATCATGCTGTGCGTGAAGCGAGACGAGAAAGGAATAGTGTTACCGCCGACGGGATCATGTACCACATAAGACGATGCAATAGTTGCTGTCTGTCAAGAGCAGATCTCTACTCCGActtcgccgccaccgccaccgaacAGCAGATGATTTCGTAAAACATTTCCCAGGTAACAGTTAAGGCATTTGAAGTAAAGTTGACTCCGTctatctatctctctttctctctcagaaAATATTTAGGAAACAGATGCATTCACTTTaagtgtaatttcatttttttaaggGAATCATACACAAGATTTGCCTtggagtaaatgtagttttgtagtGAGTGGATTCAGAATTTCCTATTGTCATTGCTTACCATATTACTACTTTTCTACCACTGTAATTTGCCTGTCTTCATGTCTTTTTCTTCTACTAGCTATTGTAAACTTTATTCTGTATCTTTTGTGGTATGTGCTTCGACATATGCATGTGCAGTGACTACacttttattttgtacttaataAATAGTGTGATCTGGGGCGCCCGCCATTAGCGTGCTCCGACCAATTAGAATGAAGCAGGTCACATTTAACAATGGTAAAAGATATATACACAACGGGAAGTTTTATACATATACGACTACAGTACTGAAACTATGTTTACGTTCTGGAAGTCGTATTATAAAAGCAATCTCAAAGCCATGAGTGAGATTACTTGTTTCTGTAGATACCACTGAGCGATATTACAGATTGAGCATTTTTCAAAAGTATTCTCGATATTCTGGTAATTAATATTCtcctgtgttttgtttagtaaattcTAACGTGATCATTACAGCGAATTTGTAGTAAAACGAGTCCTTGCGAGTAGGGAATCAGTATACTTTACTTAACCGTGTTTTCGAGTTAAATATTCCGTCACTTTCACGGTCAATATTCGACATTCAAATGTCTTGAGTTTAAGTTTCGTTACAGAGCCTCCTAATTTGCCTAACGAAGCAAGCCCTAAATCACGTCCTGTGATAACCTCTTGGTCTTAGGACAGCACGTTTCCACCATGTCCTGAATTATTTCTGTATATTTTACAGTGATCGTCTCCTACTGAAGTTTAACCTCCTTCAATTTCCTCTACTGCTACGGAAGTTATTACATCATTTCTTAACTAAAGTCCTGACTTCCCGTCTCTTATTCTAGTTAGTGTATTCAATACATTTGCTTCTTCATTTCGCATCTAATCATTACACGTAATtaagagcattcttctgtaacgctACTTTTCAGCGGTTCGATTCACTTCCATCCAATTTTGCGCACAGTTCATAATGCGCTTGCCATAATTTAGTGCTCCAGGAGTACATTGTCAGATATATCTTAAATTAAGATCTATATTTGACTCTAAGGTCCCCTTCGCCTGTATTATTCTGCTTTTTACATCCCTTTTACTTCGTCCGGTTTTTCATTACAAGGTACCAGAATTCTTTCTCTTGATCTACTATACGGTACCTATTGATGTTAATTTTGTCGTCAACATCAATTATGTTTCTCCTCAATACATTCGCGAATCTTTGTTTTACTCTGATTCCAAGTTTTGTGCTCAGTAGACTGTTTTTTATATCCTACAGGTgctgtaatttttctttacttccAGAGAAATATAGCAATTTCTCCGAACCAGGTCATTATTCGAAACTTTTGCTAGGGGTTAAAAAATCCACGAATGAAAGAAAAGTGCTTAGGACCGCACGGATACCCTTAAATTTGAAGCCTCACTGGAAACCACTGAACTGTGGAATCActgtgataaataaaataaaatagttagtTCTACACATAGTGTACGTCACGCTGTATAGAAGTGTATACTGCTTTAGACTCCCGTCATAATAAATCTAATGCTAATATAGTCACATTCACGTGGCACTGAGAGCTACGGAATGAAGTGTTTTGCTGTATACTACTGCAGGTAGTAATCCCGTCTTAGAACCCATAGGCAGGGCTGTTTTATACCCGAGTTGGTATCGCCCACTTTTCATATGCGCTGTTATATCCCAGCACCGAATGTTGGTAGTTTTAATGAAACTGTCATATCTTATCAGTTTATGAGGCAACAGCTTTCAAATCACAGAAGAGAGTCctaaaaataataaacataaattgTAATCGGACTCACTAAAAGGACGTGTTTAAATAGCTGAGGATTGTAACAGCATCACGTGTGAGCCTATCAATTTGTTATGCAAAATAAAATTGTTACACTAACAGAAGCACACATTCATGGGAAAAGAGCTAGACAGTACTAAGATTCAAAGGAAAAAtatgaacagaaaacagaaaaaattaaatccGATAATAAAGTTGTACAGAAAAATCCTCAGAGAGAGTAAAGAGGCAAATAAAATTAAgatactttaaaaaaaatgttgaaacataCCTTACAAATAGTGCATCCGGTCTAGCAAGGATTTATTAAGAGAACATATAGgggttaattataaaaaaatatcataAGATATTTTTAACAACACTTGGAATAATACAAATATCTCGTCAAAACATAGTGCATATTTTGTAAAATCTTATGTCGCAGGTCTATGATGCAAAACAAGCGAACTGCTTCCTTTTTGATATATCGTATTAATGCGTGTGTctgcgtgtgtttgtgtgcgtaACGTAGTGTAAGTTGTGAATGGTGAAAAAATATGAACTAAGAGAACAGTGTAATTTTCTGGAGATTATTGATGGTTTTTAAATTAGCAGCTCTGGTTTCCGACACTGATGGAATAGTGCCGATCGGCCGCCATGTAATCCTCCGACACTGTCTTCATTAGGTTTCCGTGTGGAGGGGCATGGAGTCAGCAAAGCGCTCTACCACTTGTTGCCAGCTTCCCATACTTTAGAGACGCTACTTCCTAGTGAGGTACTTCCTCAAATGGATTCACGAGTGTGAGTGGACCCATTCCAGCCCTCCCACTAAGTCCCTGTCAGTAGCGAGAGCTGAATCTCGGTCTACTGTATTGCTGTCAGACCACTCTGATAAGCAGAGGCACTTGTTTTCAAATTAAATCGTTTACCATCCAGATCTGTGCgaaataatatttatattttattttatgtactgatTTACTTAATCTGACAAGATTATGGACATAAGGCCACTCCTACATATGACTCATGcgttttacatattttacattatatACACTGAACCACCAAGAAATAATTTacgtagtgtaatgaaatttcggaaatacacctatctatgtaacatatgtaagtgattaacactgcataggataaccacgggagtgctcctgatgtcatacgaaatcccaTCCCAGCCCGTAACTTCAGGCGTAAGTCCAGTGTGTTTggcacgcagacaggctggttgcaggcctcattctaaccaacacacggccatcactggtaccgaggttgaaccagctctcatcagaaaacagaacagacctccgccctgccctccaatgagctctcgcttgacactactgaagtcaccAATGGCGGTGGTTCGGAGTCAGTGGACtgcacgctacagggagtctgACTCGGAGCTATtcctgaagtaacagatttgtaatagttcgttgtgtcactgtggtgccaatgctgctcaaatttctgctgcagatgcagcgctATGCACCAAAGCCATACGGTGAACACaatggtctcccctctcggtaaCCCCacgtggggactgatgacctcagatgttaggtcccgtagtgcttagggccatctgaaccatcctctcatcatcatacaacacaaacatatacTACACTTCgcacaagcacgcacacacacgcacgcacacacacacacacgatacgtACATGCAGTATCACAAACATTGTAATGGagtatgttgtaaataaataaaaaaaggagtaTTTGCCTTACTATTTGACAGAGGAATGTTTCGTCATAAACATGAGTATTTGGGGAAAGGACAACAGCTTCTTCTTTACACGATGTAAAGTCTCCACAGCGTACTTGTGTATAGAAAATTAACTTCTTAGTTGCTTATCTGTTTGTGATAAGATGGCGTGTGAAATATCATGATCTGTAAATGAATAAGGTATTTAAGTATCGTGACCAGTGACTTTTTTACACTATGAGTGGCGGATTACTAAATTTATTTCTCCCTCTTTGAGTATCCAGGCAATCCCACATATCATATGCCGCACTGTCACGTAATGCGATACACACCGTTTTCTGTTGCCTAAAGCGTCTTCATCATTACATTTATCTTTCTTAGTGAATATGAAACAAAGTACATCTATTATTATAATGCTGTGCAATTCCACGCCACATGAATGAGATGTTAGTACAGCTGTCGAATGGTTTGTCATCCGTTTTGTGATACTGCTCACATACTCTTACGGATTGAGCCGAGTCTAAGTGCGACTGTAGAGGGAGTTGTCGTAATGGGCTCACTGATGATAACTATACATGATCTAACTGCAGTGCGTTTGCTTGGAAAGCGTTCTCAGTGATTTCGTGTCTTTGCAACCGAAGTTAAGGAAAGACGTCTTTACCGGCCAGCAGCGTTGACATAAACTAGGGGTTTACCGTATGAAAGTAATTTTAACTTAAATATGGAAGGATGAACGTCTAGATTTGGAGTTCTCATGCATGAATATTCTAATATGATTATCGAAGTTTTTCAGGCGTAATTTTGTCTCTGCAGGCCCGCAATTCGATAGATTGTGCGCATGCAATGTCAACGTTGCGCATGTGCCTGCGTCCACTAGGTAAAAGAACTTTCCACAGAGTGCGTCAAATTCCACTTGGGGCGTGCATGCAGCGACAACATATCCGTATCAGCCACTGCGCCAATTTTCGGTAAAAACACTGTGACGTGGCTCAACGGTTATAAGCCGAAAAGTATCATGGCAAAATGTCGACGTCATCCGCTTGAATGACCGAAACCTCACTCAATAGGAGTAGAGTAATTTACATATAGTAGTATATGAATTTTATAAAGATGTACGGTGTTCGTATAAATTACATTACGAGAATTACATCTTCCGTTAGACAGAAGAGAGGACGTCGTTACTGTTAATCATCATCATCGATCAGTTTCGGTTACTCCCAGATGTTCCAACGGTCCACTTTCATCTTTAATTTGCATTGCCGTGTTACGTTTGTTTATGTTATATAATCCAGACTTGAGTAAATGCAGGGGAACATAAATGAATCAGCTACTAAATGTTGCAGCAATGCTCGATTATTTAAAACCCATTTACAAGCCTGTTATTTGTACCGCTTCCCTCCATGTATAAAAGACTGCTCAAATGCTAGTGGCTGCAAGAGGCTGAACAGCCCAGAGTAGCTTTCATTTGTTCATCTGTCCTGATGCGTTAGTTTATTAGGATTGCAAAGTAGCGGGTTTTCCGCGTGCTTCTTCGGGGAAGAAGTCGTAGAAAGTGAGAGAGCCGTCATCGGGAACTGATAAAGAAGCTAGATGGCGAGAGGAGTACCAGAGGATATGGAACTGCCACTGTCGTGGACGGCAAGTGGACAGTCTATCCTCAAACTGAACATCCGCCATCTGTGGTTATGTGGAGTGTGGCCACTTCCTGGTTCCTGGATGTTTGAACTGTACGGCTTTGTGGGGCTGGTATTGGGCGTCTGGAATGCAGTGGAGAGTTCGCTGGCCCTTTACTACTGCTGGGGAGACATGGAGGAGACGACGCTGGTTCTTACCAGTACCTTCACAATCGGTTGCGGCACCGTCAAGATGGCCTTCTTTATGCACAACCAGCGGCAGTACTACGCGCTGGCTCGACGCGTGGACGTGCTGATGTCTCTGCAGAGGGAAGCCTGCTCTGCGGACCCTGGTTTggccgacatccaccactgctcccaGAGGTGTGCGTTCCGTCTCACCACGGGCATGCTGCTCTTCATGTTCTCGCAGTGTTTCGTGTGGTTCCCCATGCCGATCGTGGCGCGGAGGGAGGAACGGCGCCTGCCGTTCGCTCAGCACGCCTGGGACAACAACACCCACTACTACGCGCTGTCGTACGCCGTGCAGTGCGTGATAGGGGCGTGGACGAGTCAGCTGAGTTTCGGCGTCGACCTGCTCTTCGTCGCCGTCATGATTCTAGTGGCTGCGCAGCTGCAGATACTTACACTGCGCATTGTCAATATGAAGGCGGAGAGGTACGAAGTAAAGGTAGAAGATGAGGGCAGATCCGTGAACGGCAATATTTCCGATATAATGTACGAAAATTTGTGCCTTTGTATCGAAAGCCACCAGAAAATTCTCAGGTACGTTGCATAAACTGGATAGTTTCTCTTGCACGTATCTTAATAAGCACTGTTAATCTTATCCGTAGTAAGCACGACAATTTGAACACTCCATAATAATTCTTTTCCAACATTCGTTGTGTGTTAAGAATGACTACATACGAAGAAATGTTATTCAAAATGCATAGTTTTAATGCCACGTAAAATATTGTCTCGGTACAGCGACACATAACTAGCACTCATTGAACAGAAATGGATACGTGTGCACTTCACTAAACTTGAGAGTAAACTAGCTTTGTGTTCTTGACATATTGGTCCGCAACCTCTTTCAACAGTTTAAACGTAGTGATACGCCATGAATGAAATATAGGTGCCCACCAGTACTTTGTCTGACACTCTTATGTTTACTGATATGTCGATAATCTTTTGGTGTTTGGAAAGTGTGGCACGACATCCAGTGATGACCATAATATAAAATGTCAAAGCAGTGTATTTTGACTAGACTACAGTTTTTGGAAGTGTGAAGACAGCATGAATAAGATACAGGGAGCAAAAAATTATCTACCACATGTAGTTAAATCAGACGGCAGTAGTCGAAGCACATTACACAGAGGCAGTCGCTGATCTACAGCTCGTAGAGACATCAGACAGCAGTATcgaaagacattacacagagacagTGGTTGAGGAAGAAGTTGTTCAATTCGCGCCCTCAACAAGCAAGGAGAAATTTATACTAGAAATTTAAATTCCGAAGTATCCAACAAAAACCTTAAAGTTTTCCAACGACCCTGTGACCCAGGTAGAGACGGCAAATGATTTCGATGTTCAGTTACGAAAAGACATAGGTAGTATCTTGAAAATACGTTATAAGTTGAACATCATTAAACGTAGACGAGTGTTATAGAGAGTGATGAATTTAAGTCAGGCGATGATGGGGTAGCTACATTGGAAAATCAGATGCGAAAACTAGTCGACCAGTTTTGCTGTTTTGGTAGAAATGGCTAATGGTCAGTAgcgaagaggatataaaatgcaccaTGGCACGGGTTTTATTTTCGGTTCGGGAGGAGATTTTCTCGCATGGCGTGGTTTGGTTCCCCATcatcgtttcatcgtcactgatacGTAAGTCACCCAATGTACCGCCAACTTGAGTAATAGAAGGGACTGTCTAACAGAAGCCATCATAAGACGTCAGAGAATCGTCATACTGGAAAGAGGTTTGTATgtattggttggtttaaaagagggggggaaggAACAAAATTGcctggtcatcggtccctaagtttgtATGTATGTCGCGTATATTGTAAGCAGGCTCAGATGATTGTAGGTTATAGAAGTTTGCCGAGAAATGGAGAAACTTGGACAGTGTTGACTAgggtggagcgctgcatcaaacaagtctttgtaCTGCACACAAAAAGCAACTCGCAATGGATTAGGATATGGTGAGTGCTTGAAAATGGCAACTGGACAACATGCCACAAACGGAAATTCATCTGTAAAATGAAGTTCTACCTCGAGGGCCATTCTGGAATAAATAGTGTGTCGAGCTGGAATTCGGAACAACGATTTGCGTCCTCGATGTATGTACAGGAAACGAGTTTAACAAAAAATATGCTAAAATAATAGGTGTTCAGACTAACTAGGATATTATTCGGGTTTGTGGTACCCATGACGTAAGCATTAGCATGTAAAGCTCATTTCACTACAGGACCATTAGACGAGGAAAACAAGCTCTGAATAGACGAAAATGGGGAAGGTAATCGGGCGTGAACGTTTCAAAGGAAACTTCCACCACTATATTAGTGAATTAAACCTATGTCAGTTGGAAGTCATAAAAACCATCGACTGCCTGCGGCAAGAACAGGGCAAACTTTCACAAACATGTTTGACTGGTGGAGATAGCAACAACAATGCTCCAGTATCTAAAATAGTACGCTGTTGCCAAATGACATCTAACATCTCATGAAATATCAACAACTGGTTTTTGGGCAAAAGGTAACGAAAATTCTTAAGTCTCATTTTCAACCTTTCCTGTATGGGCTCTGAAAAGTGTAAGGTAACAGTTCGCGAAGTGACAGAATTCATAtcctgaaacattcagtctacaaacagaaaaaaaatcgtaTTAAATATTGCTGTAAGGAGTATGATGTCAAATGCCGTGTAGATCACGGATGAAAAGTAGATATGACAGAAGTGTGACTGACTCGTAAACCATATGTTAGAGTGATTAGTTAAGATACTGCTCCTGAACTTTAGTTAAAGGGGATTCAGAATCCATACACCTTTACGTAGGATCCGAAGTGCACTTCAGCCGTTTGTTGAAGCAAGCTGCAAAACGACTAATGCCAATTCCTGCAGCATTGTATCACGTTTTCCATCTCTAGGAACTTAATTTTGATTATATTAGCCATACGAAGAGAGAGTTGCAGTAAATGTCCGTTGTTATTACAAAACTATTTCAGTAGCTGTTACAACTGGAGAAACCTTTAACAACTATTAACCATCTCGACAGTTATGTCAAAAGACTATCTGTCCATTGACCTCTTGTAGCTCATACTGCGTCTgctgatgttgccttctgtgatcTTCCGCAAGCCAATAACGAAACaacaaaagctgaatatcaggacaCGCTATCTGAAGATGACGAAATTACACAAATCAGTCACACCTATTGTCGATTTTGGCTGAAATGTCCTGCTTCGTTTTAACTCAAATTTCAGATGGCCTTTGGATTCCTTACAATCAAAAGCAGTAAGGATCCTACAGCAAATATTAAGCTCGAGTACGTATTATAAAATTCCTCGAGAAAACAATAGGCCGTGCGGCGTGGCCGCAGGGtttgaggtgccttgtcacggattgcgcggccccttctgcCGGAGGTTagggtcttccctcgggcatgggtgtgtgtgttgttcttagcataagttagtgtaagttagtttaagtagtgtgtaagtctagggacagatgaaaatgttcaaatgtgtttgaaatcttatgggacttaactgctaaggtcatcagtccctgaacttacacactacttaacctaaattatcctaaggacaaacacacacacacacccgtgcccgagggaggactcgaaccaccgccgggaccagccgcacagtccttgactgcagcgctttgaccactcggctaatcccgcgcggctagggaccgatgacctcagcagtttggtacaaTCTTGCGACAAAACAGACGGCAGCTACCGAATACAACAACCGCGTGAAACGTAGTTCGTTTTTGACATACGATACCTCGCAAGCAGTAAAAATGACGACATATTTTGATTCATGCTGTTAGTTAAAACTGATACTGTACTAAGTACCGAGCATGCGCTAATCCTCAAGCGTTCTGTGGATGTGGGAACATCATCCTTGTATGTATTACAAAACATAAATCTTGTGTCAAGAAGAGGACCCATGGCATGGTCGGCAATGGACACGACCTCGGAATAATTATCCAGAAGGCATGCACACTGATTAGATGAAACATTAAGACCACTGCCCTCCGCCAGGTTGTGTGCTGCCTGGCGGCGTTGAAGGCACGTGACACGATGACAGAAGTATACGGGCGGAGCAGACACGAATGGGGAATTATTGTAGCGAAGATAAGTGGCGCCAGTGCGGAAATCCGCCGACTTAAccgagcatctcggaaacagcgaagctggtcggctgttcgcgtcgTACTGAGGTGAGCATTTGTGGTAAATGGTTGAAGAAGGCTGAAATCACTCGTAGGCGACAAGAGGATGGACGTCCATGCCACATTACAGAAGACAGTTATCGAAGGCTTGCCGAATCTCTAAATAAGGATAGCGacggtctgtggcagatctgaagacAGAGTACATTTCTGGTGCAAGCGCAAATCTTTTGGAAGCACACCTTTCAGAGCAAAGTGATGAACTTGGTGTCccgcagcagaggacccctacaCGTCTTCCCATGCTGGTACAATAACATGGTCAGTTATGTTTACAGTGGGCATGCGATCATCGTGATCGTCCCCTAGGAATGGAAttttgtcgcctggtcggatgaacctCATTTATTGGTAAACCACGTTGATGGTCGCGCCCAGATACGCTCTCACCCAGGCGACcggctgcttgaaacatgcagcTTGCCACGGCTACAgaccggtgggagcagtattagccggctggggtggccgagcggttctaggcgctacagcccagaaccgcgcgaccgctacggtcgcaggttcaaatcctgcctcggccatggatgtgtgtgaggtccttaggttagttaggtttttctatgggactgatgacctcagaagttaagtcccatagtgctcagagccatttgaaccatttgagcagtattatgttatgggggacattcacctgggcttccatgggacctgccgTAGTAATCGATGACACCATGACAGCTCCAGGCTACGTGAACAATATTAGGCACCATCTGTAGCCCCTTATGCTTGACGTCTTCGTCAAcggagatggcatcttccagcaggataactgtccgtctcACAAAGTCAGAATCATGCtgcagtcgtttgaggagcatgattGTGAATCCACCTTGATGTCTTGGCCATTAAATTGAGCTCTTCTAAATACGATGACACACAAGTGGGACGCGATTGGGTGCCAGCTCCGAGCCGACAAACCAATCGTTCGTTGATTACGGGAAGCGTGTGACTTGTGTGTAGGCGTCTGGTACCTCAGAACTCTGGAAAACAATAAGCAGTTGTTGAACGCAAGACACGCAGAATTATTGCCTTATTGAGTTCCAGAAGTCGTCCAACACGCATTTTGGTACCTGGTCATAATCACGTCAGTGTACACTCCATTGTTTGCAATTCGGTTACTTGACTGTGCAATTGTATGTGGAGAATATTAGAATCCTTAACATTCCAGCTTCGCTCATAGCGGCTTAAAATCATCTGACGCGTAAGTACACTACGTGGTCGAAAGTATccgaaaaacataggtttttcatattaggtgcatcgtgctgccacctactgccaagtactccaaatcagcgacctcagtagtcattagacatcttgacagagcagaatggggcgctccgcggaactcatggacttctaatttcgtcaggtgactgggtgtcacttgcgtcatacgtctgcacgcgagattttcacactcccaaacatccctaggtccactgtttctgatgtgatagtggactggaaacgtgaagggacacgtacagcacaaaagcgtacaggccgactttgaCAGTTGGCTGACTGAGGccgccgtcagttgaagagggtcgtattgtgtaatacgcagacacctatccagaccatcacacaggaattccgaactgcatgaggatccactgcaagtactatgacagttaggtgggagatgagaaaacttggatttcatggtcgagcggctgctcataagccacccatcacgccagtaaatgccaaacgatcctCGCTAGGTGTTAAGAGCGTAAACAGTGGGCGATTGAACAGATCAAAAACATTGATTGaaatgacgaatcacagtacacagtgtagcgatccgatggcagggtgtgggtatggcgaatgcccggtgaacgtcatctgctagcgtatgtagtgccaacagtagaattcggaggcggtggtgtcgtggtgtggtcgagtttttcatggagggcacCCCCTTTTTTTTGCGTAACATTGTCACAGCACTGTTGAAGAGCACATTTTTAAAATgcacggctggtcccggaggaggttcgtgtcctccctcgggcatggatgtgtgtgtttctccttaggataatttaggttaagtagtgtgttagcttaggaaCTGACGACtttagctgctaagtcccataagatttcacacacacacacataatgcacggcctgtgatggagtggttacatgacaataagatacctgtaatTAACTGGCCTGCACagcatcctgacctgaatcctatagaacagctttgggatgttttggaacgccgacttcgtgccaggcctcacagaccgacatggatacctctcctcagtgcagcactctgtgaagaacggtttgccattctccaagaaatcttccagcacctgacttagcgtatgcctgcgagagtggaagctgtcatcaaggctaagggtgggacaacaccatattgaataccagcattaccgatggaagacgCCACGAACGTCTAAGTCATATTAATCCAGatttacggatacttttgatcacatactgtggcTTCGCAAGTACTCGAAGAGAATGTTACAGTGCTTTTACTAAATGAGGAGCCAACACAATGTGACCACTATCCGCCGTGAGACAGCACGATGTCCCGTCGCATTGCTAGcaataaggaaagtaaaataacTAATCGAAAGTATTCAGACATCTGTTAGTGAATCTTAAAAgaaggtgtgtccacccttcgcctttatgacggcttgaattctgcGGTACATAATTTCAATGAAGTTGTCTGTGGAGGAA
This window contains:
- the LOC126204110 gene encoding odorant receptor Or2-like; its protein translation is MARGVPEDMELPLSWTASGQSILKLNIRHLWLCGVWPLPGSWMFELYGFVGLVLGVWNAVESSLALYYCWGDMEETTLVLTSTFTIGCGTVKMAFFMHNQRQYYALARRVDVLMSLQREACSADPGLADIHHCSQRCAFRLTTGMLLFMFSQCFVWFPMPIVARREERRLPFAQHAWDNNTHYYALSYAVQCVIGAWTSQLSFGVDLLFVAVMILVAAQLQILTLRIVNMKAERYEVKVEDEGRSVNGNISDIMYENLCLCIESHQKILRFVKDLENTMSSVVMTQFCFSVLVACVALFQATYSTDFTAVLKCASFLPVPGGQVFLYCWAAHNITEQAEAVVLSAYSCCWVEASGRFKRSLRILISRAQKPLVLTAGRLYPINREAFVSLVNASYSYYALLGQMNRR